One genomic region from Spodoptera frugiperda isolate SF20-4 chromosome 21, AGI-APGP_CSIRO_Sfru_2.0, whole genome shotgun sequence encodes:
- the LOC118273998 gene encoding uncharacterized protein LOC118273998: protein MPKRKRECNEEKYLRRKVKKLKRKLKKRKSSEVRCESSSSSSSPTPTYEAESDAGDIEIPDTELAGKFFVQEITCLLIFPVFYDMWYMLYRHSGGVRSPWGYPTLYSAVALERFVSLNQTWFGLFLGAEECVDNTQDEVPSTLDDSIIRALGQTLSTEKEYGPDIHPELVKRIEGILTKGLNQETKEELMKKYLVPANVKLLDAPKLNKELEGLLSDAMKARDKRVQDRQQQMGIATAALLCATDTLIRGDVDKIKLISTISDVTRLLTDLHYQDTVTRKKLIIPSLDKNVGKTVEHQDRDGYLFGENFNENVKSATAIKKSAGTILKQINPNNNRKNTYKPTQFPKSFPKKQGNYKGPPRASMTQYKQGGGGRYHQTQNYKPRPPPRPPAKAPVRQS, encoded by the exons ATGCCGAAAAGGAAACGCGAGTGCAATGAAGAAAAGTACCTTAGAAGAAAGGTTAAAAAGCTGAAACGgaaattaaagaaaagaaaatcgaGCGAAGTTCGCTGCGAGTCTTCTTCGTCGTCTTCATCGCCAACACCGACGTATGAGGCAGAAAGCGACGCTGGTGATATTGAAATACCCGACACGGAACTTGCAGGCAAGTTTTTTGTACAGGAAATAACCTGTTTATTGATCTTTCCTGTCTTCTATGACATGTGGTACATGTTATACAGGCACTCCGGGGGAGTGAGATCACCATGGGGATATCCCACCCTGTACAGCGCTGTTGCATTAGAAC GCTTTGTGTCA CTGAATCAAACATGGTTTGGTCTATTTCTAGGTGCTGAAGAATGTGTAGACAATACACAAGATGAAGTCCCTTCAACATTGGATGATTCAATTATAAGGGCTCTAGGGCAGACCTTATCCACAGAAAAGGAATATGGCCCAGATATTCACCCGGAGCTGGTGAAAAGGATCGAAGGTATTTTAACAAAAGGCTTAAATCAAGAAACAAAGGAggaattaatgaaaaaatatctaGTACCTGCCAACGTGAAGCTTTTAGATGCtccaaaactaaataaagaatTAGAAGGATTGCTGAGCGATGCCATGAAGGCCCGAGACAAACGGGTACAGGATCGTCAACAACAAATGGGTATAGCAACAGCGGCCTTGTTGTGCGCTACTGACACACTGATTAGGGGTGATGTAgacaaaataaagttaatttcaaCAATTAGTGACGTCACTCGGCTGTTGACAGACCTGCATTACCAGGACACGGTAACTCGGAAGAAGTTGATTATTCCAAGCTTAGACAAAAATGTGGGGAAAACTGTAGAACATCAGGACAGAGATGGATATCTATTCggtgaaaattttaatgaaaacgtaAAATCGGCTACGGCCATTAAAAAATCGGCTGGCACGattcttaaacaaataaacCCCAATAATAACaggaaaaatacatacaaaccgACTCAGTTCCCCAAGAGTTTTCCTAAAAAGCAGGGAAACTACAAGGGCCCTCCTCGAGCCAGTATGACGCAGTACAAACAGGGAGGGGGGGGCAGGTATCACCAGACACAGAACTACAAGCCGAGACCCCCACCACGTCCTCCAGCCAAGGCGCCTGTTCGACAATCATAG